aaggagggcacttgttaggatgagcactggttgttatatgtaagtgatgaagcactaaatcctattcctaaaatcattattacactatatgttaactaacttgggcttaaattaaaaaaaaaaaaaaaaaaaaaaaaaaaaaggatggggcacctgggtggctcagtcagttaagcatccacttcggctcaagtcaggatcccacaggtttgtgggttcaagcccaaagtcagctgcgctgacagctcaaagcctggaacctgcttcggattctctgtctccctctctctctgcctctcccctgttcacactctgtctctgtctctctccctcaaaaataaacacttaaaaaaatctttttttagaaacttaaaaaaaatttttttttaatttacaaaacaggaaaaatagatAAGAAGCTGGAAGCTAGTCTGCTCCCTTTGCAAACCTATTCCTACTCCCACCTACCCACTTCTACAGGTAGCGTCACTACTACTGAAGCCtagtcttttcttattttatttgatccACAGGGTCAGGAGGATAAAAGTACGATTTGGCCTTTTGACAACTTTACCTTGCTCTCAAGGAGACTGGTTAATCTATTCAGGAATTCCAGAAGTTGTTGCTCTCGTTGCCGGGGCTCTGGCCATGCAGGGTCCAGTGCTGCAGCCCGAGAGAAGCCCTCCAGGGCTTCCCCATAATTCTCTTCATATTTATGTAACTGCACAAGAAGTAACCAAAAACCTcccaattatatgtatatttaacacAAACTACACCGAGGGGAGTAATGGCACAATGCACTAGCAATCTACGGAAATAAActgtttccggggcgcctgggtggctcagttgattaagcatccaaatttggctcaggtcatgatctcacagttcatgggtttgagccccacatcaagctgtctgctgtcagtgcagagcctgctttggatcctctgtctccctctctcactctctgcccctccctggctgaaggaaggaaggaaggaaggaaggaaggaaggaaggaaggaaggaaggaaggaagaaactgtTTCCCTTCTGCCAGTTGTTCTCCTGCTctacaatgaacaatctgaataAACAGCAATGCTTTCCGTCCTTTATCCTGGCTAAGGTGATCACGAACCACAAAGATGGCATCCCTTCAAAGAAGCAAACTTCCAAATTCTAAAATAGCTAAGCTGCAGATAGTGGGTCATTCTATTTGTATACTTATAATGAACATTTCAGAAAAGTCTTCTAAACTGTCCTCCCATCCTCTATGTACCCCTCCCACCGCCTTGGAcccttctcctttcccaccaGACACTCCATCAGACACTGAAGTCAAACTGAGCCAGCTCTTCCTGGAAACAATTTGGCTCTCTTCTCAAAGTTTGTACTCAACCTTGTCCCTGTGAATATCCAGTTATCCTCCCAGGCTAAGACCCAGATGTCACTGTTTTGACTCAGGTGATCACCACCCCACTCGTCTTACCGTTGCCCTGTTCAGATGAAGATCAGGATTGCTGCAAGCCATCCTGTCAACTTTCTCCTACagcgagagagaaagacaatcagTGGATCCTATCTCACTCTTAAGGATGGTCAACATGCCCTAGACCTCTTCCTTGTCAAAATGTTACCTACACCCACCTTTTTATAGAGTAACTGCTTGAGTGGTATATTACTCAGTCCCTGACACCTCAGTGATGTAATGGTTTTTATGTGtacatgaaatattaaaatatgattatagTTTATCCATGCAATAGTATACAGATAAGATAAATGTGTAAAAGcattctgataaaaaaaatttttaatagtgaGATAATGGTATAAATGAGGaaagcctagaaaaaaaaatttcacttatttaaaGCATTTCCTCTGCCCACAAGCCCAGCTCCAAATACTGGCAGAATCATGTTTCTACATTCAAGCCCCCTTAAAGCATCCATTGAAAGTcaaattctgggggcgcctgggtagctcagtcggttgggcgtccaacttcagctcaggtcttaatctcacaattcatgggttcgagcccctgtactgggctatctgctgtcaccacagagctggTTTCGGATCTTCTgacccctctctttgcccctcccctgctcacacactcactcactctctctctctctttcaaaaataaacattttttttaaaattattaagaaaaaaaagaaagtcaaattcTGAATCTCTAATTTAAATAGATGGCcagaaattatggaaagagcccaaatgtccaaatgattaagaagatgtggtgtatatatacataatgggatactactcagtgatcaaaaagaatgaaatcttgccatttgcaacaatgtggatagaactagagtgtattatgctaagtgaaataagtcaaagaaagatctcatatgatttcactcatatgtggaattaaagaaacaaaacagatgaacataggggaagggaaccaaaaacaagataaaaatagagagggaggcaaaccataagagacctttaaatacagagaacaaacttagggttgctgTAAGGGAGGTGAGTAtaggaatgggctaaatgggtgatgggcattaaggagagcacttgttgggatgagcactgggtgttatatgtaagtgaagaatcattgggctctattcctgaaaccaatactacactgtatgttaactaacttgaatttaaagaaattaaaagaaaaaaatgataaaaaaaagaatgaatgaagaaatgaatacatacatacatacatacatacatacatacgttgATGGCCAGAAACCACATGCAAGTGCAGACAGATGTGCTGTGAAGAAACTGCTATGTTCCTGGCTATATTCGTTGTGTTTTTCTAATTATGTTCATTGCCTAGCACATTACAAAAGTACAAACACAtgaattaaaattgtttaaatggttgggtgtgcctgggtggctcagttggttaagtgtctgacttcagctcaggtcatgatcttgcagttcgtgagtttaagccccacatgggctctgtgctgacagctcggagcctggagcctgcttcagattctgtgtctccctctctctctgcccctctcccactcgtactctgtctctctgtctctctcaaaaataaatacacattggggcgcctgggtggcgcagtcggttaagcgtccgacttcagccaggtcacgatctcgcggtccgggagttcgagccccgcgtcaggctctgggctgatggctcagagcctggagcctgtttccgattctgtgtctccctctctctctgcccctcccccgttcatgctctgtctctctctgtcccaaaaataaataaacgttgaaaaaaaaattaaaaaaaaaaaaatacacattaaaaaaaatttttttaattgtttaaatggTTGGCTCAAATATGTCTATGGTTGGGTAACAACATTAAGAGTTAAAAGCAACAATTTAGCAGAagccaaatataaaattttttaaaactacactattattattttttaaaatgtaaacactcACCAAAGTAAGAAATCAGACTAAAATATAATTCCTCTGCCTTAAAGCTCCCTGATTGAAAAAAGGCCAGTCCCTAAACTACAAACATGAATATAAGGTAGGTGCATTCTTTATTCTGCCACACAGAACAAAGTAAGTAATggtaaattaaaaagcaaaggtCTATGTCAAGAGaagcaagaaagcaaaaaaaagaaaagtgtataGGAGGCCTAAATCAAAAGTGCTCAGAAGGCCAATGTGAAGCATCTAATAATAAGTGGCCAGGCTCTCACACCTGAGGGAAACCCCCAAGTAAGTGGCTATTGATATAAAAACAGCCTGAAAGCCTAAGCAAAGCAGGAGCTCCAGTGGATTAATCCCAAGGAAATGACTGCAGAATGGGGTATATGCTGTTTTCTATTGTAGCCTGTGGGAAATCCAGAGCCACAGTATCTCATGGTTAATCTAGGGAGAGCACTTAATTTATACTTAAgtattagtgctttcatttttctttaaaaatgtacacaaatattaataagccttactttaaatttttttaatgtttgtttatttttgagagagaaagagtgcgagtggaggaggtgcagagagagggagacacagaatctgaagcaggctccaggctctgagctgtcgttaggtacagagcccgacacagggctcaaacccacaagtggggagataatgacctgagtcaaagttggatgtttaaccaactgggccccccaggcaccccaataagcaTTATTTTAACACAGACTTTTTCCCCACTACAAAAGATGAACATGTTGGGATGGGCTCTGCGATTGGTTATACATGCCTACAGGAAACCTGGATAGTTCAAAGAGCTGTCTAGCAGTGAGGCACCCTTACAGGCTGTTGCTAATACTCAAGTTATAAGaagatataggggtgcctgggtggctcagtcagttgagtgtctgactcttgattttggctcaggtcatgatcttctggttcgtgagtttgatccccacattggggggctctgtgctgatagcatggagctttgcttgggattctctccctctccctctctctctgcccctcccctgtttgctctctatctctctctcaaaataaataaaaacaaacttaaaaaaaaaattaagaagaaataagtCACCCCTGCATACACAGCTTTGCAAAACCACACACACTGAACGCCACTAATGACCGCCCATGCTGCTTGCTAAAGAGCCACATGGAAACTGCTGTTCCTACCTCTATTCATCTGGCCGGGGTGACCATAAATACTTACTGCTTGGGCATAGGCACTGAGGGCTTGCTGGGAGATCTTAGGGTTCTGGCCAGTATTGAAGTAAAGAGAAAGATATGCATTCCCCAGAATatctgaaagagaaacaaagggtTTCCGGCTCCTTGTGTAAGGGGCTTGGAAGTTACCACTCCATCCTGACAGACTGAAAAATCCTCAACTCTTCTTGGATCCAGAAGACAGGGAATGACACAGGGCAAACCACTGCCCCTAAAACTGGAGAGAGTCAGGCGAACACAGGGAGTGACCAGGGCAGACACTCACGAGCTGCAGGACCCGGTGCTGAGGTAGGCACACCTGAACTGTAACTGACAAAGTGCTGGAGGTTCAGCGTGGACAAGTCTGGGAGCAAGAAACTCCAGGGGTCCCTGTGGGGCAATAAACTTAGAAATTCcccgggcttacaccaatgggttaacaaggcgtaaagaattacaaagccataggatgttcACACCCAAGTTTcggtaaacaagattagataaATAAGTATAGAGAGGGCGGGACGAAGGCCCCAATACAGAACACAGGTATATGAAATAaccaagattagatattcagggcaGAAgcgccccccaatttagtactacagcagaaagctgctttcacaggaaggaaggatcaAGTTAGATCAACAGGTAACTAGAGCTATAGACTGCTGCCTGCCTGTGGGTGAAGCTGCCCAGAGCGGAgctgattagcaaaagaaaaaggtgccttgttaaccctgaggttacttgctctatctgtctcatcccctaggctacctaagataaacagaggtgctcCCTCCCGTCTGCTGTATACAACCTTCCATTcggtgccaggattttgttttatattaacccaaacccctaaccccgaatatcttcaagaccccctttccctcacgtccatgagttaatgttcacacaCAGactgtctctttgtgcacgtccatcaccatgtttgtaagccttctgatcctaataaaaacggggCAAAGACCCTTATACTGGGCTATTGTCTTTTCCCAGAtattagccatctctcacttttAATCCTGCGTCCCATTTTCTCGCCAgacaaaaaagaatttcagactTAAGACTCTATGACAGGTCCAGGTCATAAGGAGGCCCCCACAATACTGTGAGATTTACCTCCAGAAGCTTCAACCAGCCAGATTCCCCCAGCaagtatcagagaaaaatcccccaTACTTCCAGCAAGCGGAAGGGGAGAAAGAACTGTTCTGAACTACGCCAGAGATCCCTGTTCTTAACAAGGTCTGCCCTCGGCAGAAACTATCTAACCAGAGCCTAActgatctgaggaaggaaaatatCCACCTGGCTCTATCCTTGTACCTAGGAGAGGCGAAACACCCACTTCCAGCCCACTCCAGCCATCCTGCCCCTCCTAagcagagaaaaaactgagagacATAGTGATGAATCATCTCAGAGCCCAGGTTCAAGGTATAACTTATTCTGGTCACCCTCAAGAGTCTATTTGAAAGGTCCCACATCTGACAAAATCCAGTGATAACACTATATTTAGTATACCCCAAATTCCACTGAGATAAAGAGGCAAACATAGACCCAAAGgagaaacttgaacagactgcACAAAAATCCTGCCTTGCTTATGTGCAAATAAGCGTCCTCTCTTGGATGAAATGATCCAAGAGTTCCTAGAATAGTGGCTCATCAAAATACCTTTCCGGCTTCTTCAAAACAAAGACACTTAGAACCAGACTCAACAGTTGGGCTCCAGATGATTGTGGAGTGTAGCCatactgagaaccactgctctagaaaCTTGGAGACCTTTTTCTTTTGAGAGCACTCACACCAGGAACGGCCATCATGGACATCCATCTGCACGGCCAGCTTAGCCTGTCGGACACTGTCCATTACATGACGAGAATGTTCATCTCCAGTGTCAGTCCGCAGCTGGCGAAGCACCATGGACAGGTTTTGAAGGGAGACTTTGTTCTTGCACTGCAAATGGAGAAGACATATACTCACCCTTCCTGATTCTATTTCCCCTTTCTAGACCTATGCATCTTAATCTTCTAAATCTAATTTTTCATCTTAATTCTTACGGCCGTCTACATCTTAGACCCCTATCTACAAGGATCAACTTGGTTGTTAATCTTTCTTCACCTCTCATCTATCCCTGAACCTGATCCCatcatcttcttcctttctcagtcCCCTGGCCCTATTTTCCTCATCTAGGTCTGCTCCgactctccctcccctctgattTCATTCTCCTAGTTCCAGTATAATTCTATTCTGGTATTCATATCCTAGGGAAATTCATAGAACCAAAACAATCTCATCTTTCCCATCTGTGTTTTCCAAGAGTATAAGAGACGGCTCACATGGGTGAGGGCTCCAGAGAAGCAGGTGTGGGCAGATGCAATATCCCCTTTTTTCCAGTACACCTCACCCAGCTGGTTCCAGGCTTCCACCAGCTTGGGCTCCAGCTTCACAGCCTTGGACAGAAGTTCCTCAGCCTTAGGGCTATAGTCAGGAGTCACATTCAGTGCCTTCCCAGTCAGCATCAGAACCTGGGCCTTGCCCTGGGCAGAACCTAGGTGGAAGGGGAAAAAGATAAAGGCAATTGGAAAAACTGAGGCAATCTTACAGATAAGACCAGGACACTTTCTCTCAAGAAATAACCTCAGGTCAGCCCTAGGAATGAAACAGTTGAAGAAAATCTGTACGAACAAACCACTTATTGAAAGCCTACCATATGCAGAGTACTGTGTTAGGTAATGGGGTAACAAAGAAAGCATTATCCCTACCCTGGAGGGGCTTATTGTCCCTCTGGTAGACAGCCATAGAGAGAACAAAGCATATTCGtggaaaactaaaacaacaatgaaaaggGGCATATGGCATATCCCAATGAATGagctttaaaaagtgaaaaggagaaaactatGTAAAccaagacagagaggcagaaaccCCTGTGGCATGTTCAAGGAAGAATTGATAGTCCAacccaaaagaaacagaaagttccTCTGTAAGTAAGTAGGCAGAGAGAAgagtagaagaaaacaaacagaaatggtCAGACAATAGAGACTTGAATACCATTTTAATTCATACCAAATTAAGGTGTTGAGACTTTAACCAGTCAGCAGCAGGAATCTTTGAATACACTTGAGCAAAGAGGCAAACAAAAGGATAAGACTAAATGcaggaagaaatatttagaaagataATGGCATGATCATTATATAAAAaatttggaagtaaaaaaaattagaagcagaaAGGTCAATTAAGAAGAAcagtctcagaaaaaaatatgttcttttattttatggcaTTTGCTATAATCaaactttggaaaacattgtCTAGAGGACCGGTAGGCTGCCATCCTACACAGTGGCCCTTAGAAGAAATattctgttggggcgcctgggtggctcagtcggttaggcatccgacttcggctcaagtcatgatctcatagttcatgggtctgagccccgcattgggctctgtgctgacagctcagagcctggagcctgcttcagattctgtgtctccccctctctctgcccctcacctgcttgctcacttgctctttctctcaaaaaaaaattttttttgaaaaaaaaattttttttaaaaagaagaaatattctgtTGTACCATCCTGCAACAGCCACAAACAATATAGCAGagtttagaaagagagagcaaaactCTGCTGCACGTTAGTTAGCCTCCCACAGGGGGCTCCATGCTCTTTTGCGACTCGTACCCACTACTTCCTCCATCTGCTGCAGGGTCTTCTCCATCTCTTCCCGCACATCCTGTTGCTTCCTTCCAGCATCCTCCATACCATGTGTCTCGAAATAGCACTCTCTAAACGAATAGAGCTGATCCACCAGTTCCTAGGAAGTGTAAAAAGGGTACCATTAAGAGGAGAGAAGAccatactctggtttctcttcagatcatgTAAATCTTTCACCTTTTACTCAAGATTTCTGTGGAAAAGAGGAGCAAACGGCAGACAAGGAAATTTGAGACTGGCTGGCCATACCAGTTGGGGGCTAGAATTACTGATTCTCTATCTCACTAGGAATGACACAAGAGGCAGGCGGACAGGTCTACCAAAATGCACAGGTCATGAAGAAAAGTAGCCACTGTCCCAGGACCACTCTGGTGAAGTTCCGTGCCAGTCTGTGCACCATGATGACAGCtgtctctctcccagccccagcaggGCTTTCAGTATGGCTAAGCACTTCATATACCATAGTCAAGAGGAGGGAAACACTTTGCAACTTgagataaaacaaaaagttaataaGATAATCCAATATGTGACTGGCCTCCAGAGTATAAAACTTTGAAATTTCCCCTGAAAACTGGATTTCCTGACAAAAATAACCTGCTCTCTGATTTTTCCTATGCTGGTATCTGAAAATATATGACCTTTGTGAATATGATAAACATGTGAGAGCCACTGTTTTCCACAACAAACAGACCGATTTAAGTTGTATTCTTCCCAAGTAAATGTTCCCTTTCCTATTTTAAATACCTCTGTCTCTGAGTCTTCCTGGGACACCAAAGCTTTTCCATTACCTGTTCTTTCCTGAAAATGAACAGCAGCAGAAATATATAACACAACTCACAACACATCTGTCACATCTTAACTACCTCCACAACTAAATCCATCTACCTATCTCCATCCCACTAGTAATATCCTGGACTAAATAAGCACCATTACTTGCCTGGACTATTGCAATAGTTTCTTACCTGGTCATCTTGTTTCTATTCTCTCCTATTCTCCTCATTATAGTCGGAATGaccttataaatatatacatcatCTCACAAACTCTCAGTTTTCCACTGTAGAATAAAATCGAACTCCTAACCACAGCTGAGAAGACTGTACAATCTGACCTCACACTACTCACCCTGCTACAAACTTCACTTCTCACTCTCCCCTCTACAATACTCAAACCACATTGGCTTTCATGGAGTTCTTCAGATTCAGCAAGCTCAGTTCCACGATGGGAGCCTTATACATGTTGTTCCCCCTGCCTGGACATTCTTCCACCAGATCTCTGCATGACTCATTCTTCATCATCATTTAGATCTCAGTTCAGTATCAACTTCTCAGAGAGGCTTTCCATGACTCCTCAAACTAAAGTAACCACTTCCACTTTTGCCCACTGTTAAATCACactcttatttttctccattgtacTTATTAGTTGAAATTATGTGGCCTATACATTAGCGGTCTATGTCTGTCTCcaccactagaatgtaagctccatgatgGGAGGGTCTTAATCTCCTGTCT
This region of Lynx canadensis isolate LIC74 chromosome B3, mLynCan4.pri.v2, whole genome shotgun sequence genomic DNA includes:
- the TTC5 gene encoding tetratricopeptide repeat protein 5 isoform X1 encodes the protein MQRVHTPPSSQLTAVVRRASLLYLELVDQLYSFRECYFETHGMEDAGRKQQDVREEMEKTLQQMEEVVGSAQGKAQVLMLTGKALNVTPDYSPKAEELLSKAVKLEPKLVEAWNQLGEVYWKKGDIASAHTCFSGALTHCKNKVSLQNLSMVLRQLRTDTGDEHSRHVMDSVRQAKLAVQMDVHDGRSWYILGNAYLSLYFNTGQNPKISQQALSAYAQAEKVDRMACSNPDLHLNRATLHKYEENYGEALEGFSRAAALDPAWPEPRQREQQLLEFLNRLTSLLESKGKVKTKKLQSMLGSLRPAHLGPCGDGRYQSASGQKLTLELKPLSALQPGVNSGAVVLGKVVFSLTTEEKVPFTFGLVDSDGPCCAVMVYNMVQSWGVLIGDSVAIPEPNLRLHRIQHKGKDYSFCSIRVETPLLLVVNGKPQGSSSQAAATVASRPQCE
- the TTC5 gene encoding tetratricopeptide repeat protein 5 isoform X2 gives rise to the protein MMADEDEEVKQILQKLQELVDQLYSFRECYFETHGMEDAGRKQQDVREEMEKTLQQMEEVVGSAQGKAQVLMLTGKALNVTPDYSPKAEELLSKAVKLEPKLVEAWNQLGEVYWKKGDIASAHTCFSGALTHCKNKVSLQNLSMVLRQLRTDTGDEHSRHVMDSVRQAKLAVQMDVHDGRSWYILGNAYLSLYFNTGQNPKISQQALSAYAQAEKVDRMACSNPDLHLNRATLHKYEENYGEALEGFSRAAALDPAWPEPRQREQQLLEFLNRLTSLLESKGKVKTKKLQSMLGSLRPAHLGPCGDGRYQSASGQKLTLELKPLSALQPGVNSGAVVLGKVVFSLTTEEKVPFTFGLVDSDGPCCAVMVYNMVQSWGVLIGDSVAIPEPNLRLHRIQHKGKDYSFCSIRVETPLLLVVNGKPQGSSSQAAATVASRPQCE